Genomic window (Campylobacter concisus):
TTCTTAGATAAGCTAATTAGCGTTGCTCTTCCAAGAGTTAAAGACTTCCGTGGTCTTCCAAAAAATGGCTTTGACGGACGTGGAAACTATAACTTCGGTCTTAGTGAGCAGCTAATGTTTCCAGAGGTTGAGTATGATAAAATTTTACGAACTCATGGTATGAATATTACGATTGCTACTACGGCTAAAAATGATAAAGAGGCATTCAAATTGCTAGAGCTATTTGGTGTGCCGTTTGCAAAAGGAAAGTAAAATGGCAAAGAAATCAATGATAGCAAAAGCTGCACGCAAGCCAAAATTTACGGTTCGTGGCTATACTAGATGCCAAATTTGCGGTCGTCCGCACTCTGTTTATAAAGATTTTGGAATTTGCCGTGTTTGTCTAAGAAAAATGGCTAACGAAGGCCTAATACCTGGTCTTAAAAAAGCAAGTTGGTAAGGAAGAGAAATGTTAAACGATTTAATATCAGATGGATTAACACGCATTAGAAATGCAAGTATGAGAAAGCTTGAAACTGCGAAATTGCTTCATTCTAAGGTTGTTGAGGCTACTCTTTCTATCCTTGCAGCAAAAGGCTATGTAGAGAGCTACAACGTTATCGAAGAAGGTAACAAGAAATTTATAAATGTAGTTTTAAAGTAT
Coding sequences:
- a CDS encoding type Z 30S ribosomal protein S14, which produces MAKKSMIAKAARKPKFTVRGYTRCQICGRPHSVYKDFGICRVCLRKMANEGLIPGLKKASW